The following proteins come from a genomic window of Methylorubrum populi:
- a CDS encoding efflux RND transporter permease subunit: MFTFLVSQSVRNRLLVLALAAVLVLYGAFTATKLPVDVFPDLNRPTVTVMTEAEGYAPQEVEQLVTYPIETRMNGLPGVTRVRSVSGVGLSITYVEFDWGTDIYRNRQQVAERLSLVQDQLPRGVTPVMGPVSSIMGQILLVAVTSETATPMQVREVADFTIRPRLLTIPGVAQVIPIGGEVRQFRVSPNPAAMRALGVTNAQLETALAQFGTNAGGGFTDQNAREYLIRSIGRTMSLDDLRNLVVATVADTPVYLRQVGEVSFAAKVKRGDAGYMAKPAVIVSVEKQPDVDTVRLTRSIETALKELNPNLPGGIKADQVLFRQADFIETSIRNVERVLVEAVLVVAVVLFAFLLNVRTTAISLLAIPVSVLTTAVVFHLAGLSINTMTLGGLAIAIGELVDDAVVDVENIYRRLGENRKAGNPKSVFQVVVEASNEVRSGIVYATLIIILVFVPLFALSGIEGRLFAPLGQAYIISILASLLTSITLTPVLASLLLPGLRNLEEHDSRFLKLLKRGNAALLRVAFRHKGWLVGSVAVAVAAAGVAAWNLPRAFLPPFNEGSFTVSMTFNPGISLAESNRVGLIAEKLLLDIPSVKAVGRRTGRAELDEHAEGVHSSEIDVALDEGTKRPKEALVADIRGRLAALPVAVNVGQPISHRLDHMLSGVRAEIALKVFGDDLDALRRVANSLRDRMASIPGLADLQVERQVRIPQLEVRVDYTRAALYGVQPAAVVEQISRLSNGRVVSTVVDGVRRFDVVLRLAENRRTTTGLGDLLLETPSGWVPARQVADIRETDGPNQILRENARRRIVVQANTTAGTDMATVVAAIREAVAKEPMPPGFFTSLEGTFQAQEEASRTIAALSALSLALVFAILFSRYRSAALALIIMGNVPLALIGSVAALWLVGQPLSVASMIGFITLTGIAARNGILKISHYLNLSLHEGMPFGPDLVVRGSLERLTPVLMTALSAGVALVPLLYDAASPGKEILHPVAVTIFGGLVSATLLDTFLTPVLFLRFGRKPLERLHALHAEAPADPSPDGARPRPAEAY; this comes from the coding sequence ATGTTCACCTTCCTCGTCAGCCAGTCGGTCCGCAACCGCCTGCTCGTCCTCGCGCTCGCCGCGGTGCTGGTACTGTACGGCGCCTTCACCGCGACCAAGCTGCCGGTCGACGTCTTTCCCGACCTCAACAGACCCACCGTCACGGTCATGACGGAGGCGGAAGGGTACGCCCCCCAGGAGGTCGAGCAACTCGTCACTTATCCCATCGAGACCCGGATGAACGGTCTCCCCGGCGTGACCCGCGTGCGCTCGGTCTCGGGCGTGGGCCTGTCCATCACCTACGTCGAGTTCGACTGGGGGACCGACATCTATCGGAACCGGCAGCAGGTCGCGGAGCGCCTGTCCCTCGTCCAGGACCAGCTGCCCCGCGGCGTCACCCCTGTGATGGGCCCTGTCTCCTCGATCATGGGCCAGATCCTGCTGGTGGCGGTCACCAGCGAGACCGCGACCCCCATGCAGGTGCGCGAGGTCGCCGACTTCACCATCCGGCCGCGCCTGCTGACCATTCCGGGCGTGGCGCAGGTCATCCCCATCGGCGGCGAGGTGCGCCAGTTCCGGGTCAGCCCCAACCCAGCGGCGATGCGCGCGCTCGGGGTGACCAATGCCCAGCTGGAGACGGCGCTGGCGCAGTTCGGCACCAACGCCGGCGGCGGCTTCACCGATCAGAACGCCCGCGAGTACCTGATCCGGAGCATCGGCCGGACCATGAGCCTCGACGACCTGCGCAACCTCGTGGTCGCGACGGTCGCCGACACGCCCGTGTACCTGCGCCAGGTCGGGGAGGTGTCCTTTGCCGCGAAGGTGAAGCGGGGCGACGCCGGCTACATGGCCAAGCCAGCGGTCATCGTCTCGGTCGAGAAACAACCCGACGTCGACACCGTGCGGCTGACCCGCAGCATCGAGACCGCACTGAAGGAACTCAACCCGAACCTGCCCGGTGGCATCAAGGCCGACCAAGTGCTGTTCCGGCAGGCAGACTTCATCGAGACCTCGATCCGCAACGTCGAGCGCGTCCTCGTCGAGGCCGTGCTGGTCGTGGCGGTGGTGCTGTTCGCCTTCCTGTTGAACGTGCGCACCACGGCGATCTCGCTGCTCGCCATCCCGGTCTCGGTGCTGACGACCGCGGTCGTGTTCCACCTCGCCGGGCTGTCGATCAATACGATGACCCTTGGCGGCCTCGCCATCGCCATCGGCGAACTCGTCGACGACGCGGTGGTCGACGTCGAAAACATCTACCGGCGGCTCGGCGAGAACCGAAAGGCCGGCAACCCGAAGAGCGTGTTCCAAGTGGTGGTGGAGGCCTCGAACGAGGTGCGCTCCGGCATCGTCTACGCGACGCTGATCATCATCCTGGTGTTCGTGCCGCTCTTCGCCCTCTCGGGCATCGAGGGCCGGCTCTTCGCACCCCTGGGGCAGGCCTACATCATCTCCATCCTGGCGAGCCTGCTCACCTCCATCACCCTGACGCCGGTGCTGGCGTCGCTGCTGCTCCCGGGGCTCAGGAACCTTGAGGAGCACGACAGCCGCTTCCTCAAGCTGCTCAAGCGGGGCAACGCCGCCCTGTTGCGGGTCGCCTTCCGGCACAAGGGCTGGCTCGTCGGAAGCGTCGCCGTGGCGGTCGCCGCCGCGGGCGTCGCCGCCTGGAACCTGCCCCGGGCCTTCCTGCCTCCGTTCAACGAGGGCTCGTTCACGGTCAGCATGACCTTCAACCCGGGCATCTCGCTCGCCGAGAGCAACCGGGTCGGGCTGATCGCCGAGAAGCTGCTCCTGGACATCCCGAGCGTTAAGGCGGTGGGCCGCCGGACCGGTCGGGCCGAGCTCGACGAGCACGCCGAGGGCGTCCACTCCTCCGAGATCGACGTGGCGCTCGACGAAGGTACGAAGCGTCCGAAGGAGGCGCTGGTCGCCGACATCCGCGGGCGCCTCGCCGCCCTTCCGGTGGCGGTCAACGTCGGCCAGCCGATCTCGCACAGGCTCGACCACATGCTCTCGGGCGTGCGGGCCGAGATCGCGCTCAAGGTGTTCGGCGACGACCTCGACGCCCTGCGGCGGGTCGCGAACTCCCTGCGCGACCGCATGGCCTCGATCCCGGGTCTCGCGGACCTGCAGGTCGAGCGGCAGGTGCGCATCCCGCAGCTTGAGGTGCGCGTCGACTACACCCGGGCGGCCCTTTACGGCGTCCAGCCCGCGGCCGTCGTCGAGCAGATCAGCCGCCTCTCCAACGGTCGGGTGGTCTCGACGGTCGTCGACGGCGTGCGCCGCTTCGACGTGGTGCTGCGCCTCGCCGAGAACCGCCGGACGACGACGGGGCTGGGCGACCTCCTGCTGGAGACGCCCTCGGGCTGGGTGCCGGCGCGCCAGGTCGCCGACATCCGCGAGACCGACGGGCCGAACCAGATCCTGCGCGAGAACGCCCGGCGCCGCATCGTGGTGCAGGCCAACACGACGGCCGGCACCGACATGGCGACCGTCGTGGCCGCCATCCGCGAGGCGGTGGCGAAGGAGCCGATGCCGCCCGGCTTCTTCACCAGCCTGGAAGGCACTTTCCAGGCGCAGGAGGAGGCGAGCCGGACCATCGCGGCGCTCTCGGCGCTGTCGCTGGCCCTGGTCTTCGCCATCCTGTTCAGCCGCTACCGCTCGGCCGCCCTGGCGCTCATCATCATGGGCAATGTGCCGCTGGCCCTGATCGGCTCGGTGGCCGCGCTCTGGCTGGTGGGGCAGCCGCTCTCGGTGGCGTCGATGATCGGCTTCATCACGCTGACCGGCATCGCCGCCCGCAACGGCATCCTGAAGATCAGCCACTACCTGAACCTGTCACTGCACGAGGGTATGCCGTTCGGGCCCGACCTCGTCGTGCGCGGCAGCCTGGAGCGGCTGACCCCGGTGCTGATGACGGCGCTCTCGGCGGGCGTGGCGCTGGTGCCGCTGCTGTACGACGCCGCGAGCCCGGGCAAGGAGATCCTGCACCCGGTGGCGGTGACGATCTTCGGCGGCCTCGTCAGCGCGACGCTGCTCGACACCTTCCTGACCCCCGTCCTGTTCCTGCGCTTCGGCCGCA